The Halomonas binhaiensis nucleotide sequence AGCGACAATGCTGCACCGAGAAAGGCCAGGATGTAGCCGATGATATGATGCTTGGCAGTACCAATTCCACGCACCACAGGGAGTACCGGGATCTTCGCGGCACGATAATCTTCCATACGGAAGATCGCGATGGCATAGGAATGCGGCATCTGCCACAGACTGAAGATAATCAGCAAGGTCAATGCCCCGGCATCGAAGCTACCACTGACAGCACAGTAACCGACGACTGGCGGTACCGCACCGGACAGGCTGCCGACCAGAGTGCCGTACTCCGAGTGGCGCTTCATGTAGAGGCTGTAAATCCCGACATAGACAACGAAACCGAAGGCCGCCAGGCCCACGGTCAACGCATTGGTGCCAAGAGCCAGCAGACCGAAGCCTGCCAGCCCCAGGATGGTGGCGAATACCAGTGTTGCCGCGGCACTCACCCTACCCTGCACCAGAGGTCGGTTACGGGTACGCTCCATCAGCGCATCGATATCCTGATCGATGACGTTGTTGAAGGCACACCCGGACGCAATCACCAACGCCAGACCCAACAGGGCCGAGACAAACACCAGCAAATCGAACTGACCCTGGGCGGCCAGGAAATAGCCACCCAGAACCGAGATCACATTACCGCCGATAATGCCTGGCTTGGTGATGGTGACGTAGTCTCTGATCATCATGTGCTTCGGCGTCAGCCGATCATCATGTTGAGATGCAGGTGGTACATAATCCACACGGAACCTCCGATGACCAGAACCAGAATCAACACGGTGAAGACAAATGCGTTGAAGTTCCAGCCTTCATCGGTCTTGGTGCTCATGTGCATGAACAGGATCAACTGAACCAGCACCTGGGCCACCGCGGTTGCCACGATGATAGCCAGAGTGGCATCCAGTTCGAAGGATCCCGCCATCACGACCCCAAAGGGAATGATGGTCAGCACGATGGACAGAATCAGGCCAATGACATAGGACTTGACACTGCCATGGCTATGTTCGCTAGGCGCTTGTCCGCTCATATCACAGGGCTCCCATCAGGTAGACGAAGGAGAAGACGCAGATCCAGACGATGTCCAGGAAGTGCCAGAACAAGCTCAGGCACATGATCCGCGGACGCGTCATGTCGGTGAGTCCCATCTTCTTCACCTGGATCAGCATCACCAGGATCCAGATCAGACCGAAGGTCACGTGCAGACCGTGAGTACCGACCAGGGTGAAGAACGCAGACAGGAAGGCACTGCGGTCAGGGCCAAAGCCTTCATGAATCAGGTGCTGGAACTCGTAGATTTCCATGCCCACGAAGCCTGCGCCCAGGATGAAGGTGACCAACAGCCAGTTGAATACCGCCTTGGCCTTGTTGGCATTCATCGACAGCACGGCCATGCCGTAGGTGAAACTCGAGAACAACAGCAGGAAGGTCTCGACCAGCACGAAGGGCAGTTCAAAGATCTCGGATGCCGTAGGACCGCCGGCCGTGCCTTTCATCAGCACAGCAAAGGTAGCGAACAGTGATCCGAAGATCATCAGGTCGCTCATCAAGTAGATCCAGAAGCCGAAGACCTTGGTGCCTGCAGCGTCGTGGTGATCATGGTCATGCCCATCGTGGGCATGACCTGCGTGGTTAGTCAGAGTATCAGTCGCCATTACGCCTGCATCTCCACTCGTTTTTGGTGCTCGCGCTCAATGCGCTCGACTTCAGCCGCCGGCACGTAGTAATCGACGTCGGTACGGAAGATACGCGCCATGAACACAGCGAACATGCCCAACGCAGAAACGATCGCCAGCCACCAGATATGCCAGATCAGGGCAAAGCCGAAGACAATGGAGATCGCCCCCATGACAGGACCTTCCCAAGTGTCCTTGGGCATATGGATGTCCTGGTAAGGCGGCTTGGACAGCGGCGCCTTGCCACCGTTCTTCTGCTTGTCATCCCAATAAGCGTCGATATCGCTGACATCGGGCAGATGGGCAAAGTTGTAGAACGGCGCCGGAGAGGAAGTGGACCACTCCAGAGTACGACCGCCCCACGGGTCGCCAGTCACGTCGGCATTCTTCTTGCGATCGCGAATACTGACAGCGAACTGGATCACGGTGCACAGGATACCCATTAGGATGATCACGGCACCCACCCAGGCAACGATCATCAGCGGCTGCCACTCGGTGTTCTCGTAAGTGTTCATGCGGCGTGCAGCGCCGAAGAAGCTCAGCACGTACAGCGGCATGAAGGCCATGTAGAAACCGACCAGCCAGCACCAGAAGGAACGTTTGCCCCACTTCTCGTCCAGCGTGAAACCGAAGGCCTTCGGGAACCAGTAGGTCAGGCCGGCCAGCATGCCGAACACCACACCGCCGATGATGACGTTATGGAAGTGTGCAATGACGAACAGCGTGTTATGCAGCACGAAGTTGGCCGCAGGCACGGACAGCATCACACCGGTCATGCCACCCAGAGTGAAGGTGATGATGAAGCCGATGGTCCACAGCACTGGAGAAGTGAACTCGATGCGACCACGGTACATGGTGAACAGCCAGTTGAACACCTTCACCCCGGTGGGGATGGCGATGATCATCGTCATGATGCCGAAGAAGGCGTTGACGTTGGCCCCTGCGCCCATGGTGAAGAAGTGGTGCAGCCACACGATGAACGACAGCACGGTAATGGCCACGGTCGCCCAGACCATGGTGCCGTAACCGAACAGACGCTTGCGGGCGAAGGTCGCGATGACCTCGGAGAATACACCGAATGCCGGCAGGATCAGGATGTATACCTCGGGGTGACCCCAGACCCAGATCAAGTTGACATACATCATGATGTTGCCACCGAAATCGGTGGTAAAGAAGTGCATGCCCAGATAACGGTCAAGCGTCAGCAGTGCAATGGTCGCCGTCAGTACCGGGAAGGAAGCAATGATCAGGACGTTGGCGCACAGCGAAGTCCAGGTGAAGATCGGCATGCGGAACAGCGTCATGCCCTTGGTACGCATCTTCATGATGGTCACGAAGAAGTTGATACCCGTCAGGGTCGTACCGATACCTGATATCTGTAGTGCCCATATCCAGTAGTCCACCCCGACTCCGGGACTGAACTCCTTGCCCGATAATGGTGCGTAGGCCAGCCAACCAGTGGTGGCGAACTCACCGACCACCAGGGAGATGTTGACCAGCACGACACCGGCAACGAACAACCAGAAGCTGAGGTTGTTCATGAACGGGAAGGCCACGTCACGGGCACCGATCTGCAACGGTACCACCAGGTTCATCAGACCGATGACCATGGGCATGGCAACGAAGAAGATCATGATCACGCCATGGGCGGTGAAGATCTGGTCATAGTGATGCGGCGGCAGATAGCCCTCGGCGCCGCCTGCGGCCATGGCCTGCTGGGTCCGCATCATGATGGCATCGGCGAAGCCGCGAATCAGCATCACCAGCGAGACGAGGAAGTACATGATACCGAGTTTCTTGTGGTCGACGGAGGTCAGCCACTCGGTCCATAGGTATTTCCACTTCTTGAAATACGTCAGAGCACCCACAACCCCGACACCAACAATCGCGATGACCATTGCGGTCACCATGATGATTGGCTCGTGGAAAGGGATCGCGTCCAGGGTAAGTTTTCCGAACATAGTTTACTCCGCTGCCTCCGCGCTCATGGGCTCGTCGCGAGACTCGGGTGCTTGATGAGAGTCAGTGACATCCTCGGACTCCACGGCCTCATGAGACTCATCGTCTTCACTTGCGTCATGAGCCTTGCCGCCATGACCGAACAAGTGACGATTACCTTCCTGCTCAGCCATATGAGCGGCATGAGCCTCGTTGCCATTGAGGAAGCTCTTGACGATGGACTCGTACAGACCCGGGGATACCTGGGAGAAGTACTGGATCTCGTTGTGCTCGGTAGGAGCAGCCAGAGCGTAGTACTCATCCGGATAGGTCAGAGTGTCTGAAGATTCCTTGACCTTGGCTACCCAAGCATCGAAGTCCTCGACGGAACCGACGTGGGCCTTGAAGGTCATACCGGAGAAGCCAGGACCGCTGTAATTGGATGAGCGACCGTTGTAGACACCCTGCTCATTGGCGATCAGGTGAACGTCGTTATCCATCCCGGCCATGGCATAGATCTGGCTGCCCAGGCGAGGAATGAAGAAGGAGTTCATGACCGAGCCAGAGCTGACACGGAAGCGCACCGGAGTGTCCTCGGGGAAAGCCAGCTCATTGACCGTTGCGATGCCCTGCTCCGGATAGATGAACAGCCACTTCCAGTCCAGTGACACTGCCTGGATCTCCATCGGCTCGTTCTGACCTTCCTTCGCCTCAAGAGGCTTGTGAGGATCAAGGCTGTGGGAGGTGTACCAGGTCAGCACCGCCAGGAAGACAATGATGACGCAGGGGATGAACCAGACGATCGCTTCGATCACAGTGGAATGTGACCAATCGGGAGCGTAGGTAGCATCCTTGTTACCGCGGCGATAACGCCACGCAAATACCAGAGTCAGCACAATGACCGGTACCACCACGATCTGCATCAGACCGAAGGCAGTGAGGATCAGAGTACGCTGCTCCTGACCGATTTCCCCCTTGGGGTCCAGCAAGGCTGAACTACAGCCCGCCAGCACCAGGGGTAGCGCGAGCATCAGCACTAGGCCTAGCATGCGCAAATATGACTTTCTTCTCATGTAGCGACCTCGTCCGGGCGTGGAGGCGGAATACCAGAGCTCACGAGCCTTGCTCAAGCACTGCCAATAGCCGAAAGCTACTGGTTCTGCTTGAGCAAGCTCGCACGTGCCAAGGCGGCCCGGCGGGGTGGAGGAAAACGCTGTCATCCCTTGTCAGGAGCGAAATCCATGTGCATTGCCTCCGGCTTGGCGAAAGCCAGTTGCAATGAGCCCACCTACGCCTTCCCCAATGGCGATATCCCATTCTGCCCCCCATGTGATGGGAGGCAGAATGGGACAGCGCATATTGTCGGCACATGTCCCTCGAAAGAGAAGCGACGATTTGCCGCAGGGTGTCGCACCGCCTTGCGGCGCCAACCATAAACCGAGAGAGCTTCAAGCTCCAGTCGAACTGCAGGAAAAATTGGCAGGAACGGGAACGATAAAGAGCTTGCCCACCCCACTCCCTAATCGCTCCCGGCTGATTCTGAATAAAGACTCACATGGTGATCAAACGTGGTATGAGATCGGGAATATCGGCCAGTGCACTGGCAGCTCGATCATGGGTCACGATGATGTCCACATCAGACAAGGCGCCAAAAAAGGCAGGGCGCAGACAATCCCACTTGCTGTCATCGAATACCAGAATACGCTGAGCAGCAGTTTCTATCACTGCCTGCTTGGGGGCCACTTCATGAAAATGAAAGCAACTGAGCCCACGCTGGGGATGCACCCCCGCGGCAGAGATGAAAGCACGATTGATACCCAGCGCCCGGATCTGTGCAGCCATGTCATCCCCTTCGAAAGACTGGGACACCCTGCGATAGCGGCCTCCGAGCAGAATCAGGCGCACATCATCCAGAGCACTGACCGCATTGGCGACATTGAGTGCATAGGTCACTACCGTCAGCCCCTGGCGCTTGCCCAGTTCACTCGCCAAGGGCAGCAATGTGGTACCACAATCGATGAACAGGGTATCGCCATCATCAATGCAGGATAGTGCATGCCGACACAGAGACGCCTTGATCTCGGCACCACGCATCTGCTGCGTGCTGAGGTCGTACGTTGGCATGTAATGGGGGTCATCACGGCGCACCAGATATCCCCCCATCAGACTGAGAAGGCTATCTCTGGAAGACACGTCACGCCTCAGCGTCATCTCCGACACACCACACAGTTTGGCGGCATCGGCCAGATGCAGGCTTCCCCCACTGACCAGCGCCTGCAGCAAACGTTCCTGCCGCTCCACACCCCGTCGATTCATCAAGCCATTCTCTCCACCCAGTTCACTCCATCCCGTCCATTTGTGCCTCAGGCACATCCCCGCGCCTCTCTACGTCATCCACCTCATTCCCTCTATTCCCTCTATTCCCTCTATTACCTCAATTCCCTCCATCTCATGCCCCTCTTCCCGGCATTCTCTCAGCTTTATGACATATGGCTGATTCATGGGCGCCCAGATAAATCATTCTATCGCCTGAGTGCAGGGTGCCCAGGATCATAAGGTTCTCACCAGATTTCACTACTCGACCTTTGCGTTAGGGCATAGTTAGAGCAGAAATGTTAAAAAAATCACATTCACTGTTATAATGCTATCAGCATTTCCGAGGTGTCCCCGCACCACCCCGTCTCCTACTAACAATAAAGTTACCCAACTCGAGATCCTTTGATGTCCCGTTATACTTCCCTGGTTTCTACCACCGTCTTTTCCTGCGCCCTTGCCGCACTGCCTTCAGCAGCCAATGCTTCCAGCCCGCAATGGTCGTTCGGCAACGTTTCCGTCAACTATCTGGACTGGTCCAACGGCACCGAAAAGCGAACTGCCACCAACGCGGCCAAGAGCGACTTCGTCTATCTCGAACTTGAAGGGGGAATGGGCTATTCCTGGGGTGAGTTCTACGGTTTCTTCGATATCGAGAATCCCGGCCACGACCAGTTCGATGAAGGCAGCGACGGCAAGGACAACCTGCGTACTGCGGGCAAGGTGACATCCCATCTCTATCTCGGCGACACCCCCTTCTCCGTCTATCTGCACCTCTATGACTTCCGTGACTACGGCTTTCATAGCCGTGAACAGGACCAGATCCTGGGGCTTGGCTATCGCCATACCTTCGGTAATGGCCTGTGGATCAAACCCTTCATCGGTGCCGCTCGAGTCCAGAGCAGTGGTTATACCGGTATGAACGGCGGCATGCTGGGCTGGGTCGCCGGTTATGACTTCAATGCCCTGGGTCAGAACTTCAGCCTGACAAACTGGCATGAACAGACCTTCGCCCGGGATGATGACTATCTCGAGCAGAACTACGTTGGCGCCAAGGCCGACGAGATTGGCACCAACGGCGCTGTTGCCCTGTGGTGGCACCCTACCAGGATGCTGACCACGGGCCTCCAGTACCGTTATTCAGATGAAAAGTTAGGCTCGCCGGGCCAGTACCAGAACGCCGTGATCTACTCTCTTAAGTTCAACTTCTTGTAAGAAGGCGACCGAACCTATGACGCTTATCATGAGTCTGGTGGGCATGGCGACTCTCGTCATCATCGCGATCCTGTTTTCCAGCAATCGTCGCGCTATTCGCCTGCGTACGGTACTAGGAGCCTTCGTCATACAGGCAGGGCTCGGCGCCTTCGTTCTTTATGTTCCTTTTGGCCAGAAAGTGCTGAAGACCATTTCCGATGCGGTCAGCCAGGTGGTGGCATACGCCAACGATGGTATTGGCTTCGTCTTCGGTAACCTGGCCAATGTCGACAGCACCGGCTTCGTCTTTGCAGTGAAAGTGCTGCCGGTCATCATCTTCTTTTCTTCCTTGACCGCCGTGCTCTATTACCTGGGCATCATGCAGTGGGTGGTGAAACTGCTTGGGGGGGCCTTGCAGAAGGTACTTGGCACCTCGCGCACAGAGTCCCTTTCCGCAACAGCCAATATCTTTGTTGGCCAGACCGAAGCCCCGCTGGTGGTTCGTCCCTATATTGCCGGCATGACCCAGTCACAGCTGTTTGCCGTGATGTGTGGTGGCCTGGCATCAGTGGCAGGCTCTGTCCTGGCTGGCTACGCGGCTCTTGGAATTCCCATGGAATATCTGGTCGCTGCTTCCTTCATGGCGGCTCCTGGTGGCCTGTTGTTCGCTAAGCTGCTGATGCCGGAGACGGATCCTGAAGCCGACCAGGCGGAACACCGTGTGGAGCAGATTGAGGAGGATGACAAGCCCAGCAATGTCCTTGATGCCGCCGCCTCAGGCGCTTCTTCCGGTTTGATGCTGGCCGCCAATGTCGGCGCCATGTTGCTGGCCTTCATCGGTCTGATCGCGCTGATCAATGGCATTCTCGGCGGTGTCGGTGGCTGGGTTGGCATCGACAGCCTGAGTCTGGAGATGATTCTTGGCTGGCTGTTCTCTCCACTGGCTTTCCTGCTGGGCGTTCCCTGGAACGAAGCGACCTTGGCGGGCTCATTCATTGGCCAGAAACTGGTCGTCAATGAGTTTGTCGCCTTCATCAACCTGGCACCCTATATCGATGGACAGCAGTTGGTGGAAAGCACTGGCCAGGTCATGAGCCAGCATACAGCGGCCATACTGTCCTTTGCCTTGTGTGGTTTCGCCAACTTCTCTTCCATCGCCATCCTGCTTGGTGGACTGGGTAGCCTGGCACCCAGTCGCCGCCACGAGATCGCGCGTTTTGGCATCAAGGCGGTTCTTGCCGGAACACTGTCCAATCTGATGTCCGCCTGTATCGCCGGCTTTTTCATTACCCTCGGCGCCTGATTACTGCTTACCTCCGGGCCCAGATGGGCCCGGTTCTACGGAAACGCCGGTGGCTCTCTTTCTCTCGTCTCGGCCTTCCCATGGAGTCATTCAATGAACGATCTCACCCAGATTGCCCATCAAGCCCTCGCCCTGATGGACCTGACCAGTCTCAATGACGATGATGACGAAGCGTGCATTGAAACCCTTTGCCATAAAGCCAGAACTGCTGCTGGGCACCCTGCCGCCATCTGCATCTATCCGCAATTCATTCACACCGCCCAACGCGCCCTGGAGGCAGAAGGCCTTGCGGGTAAGGTCAAGATCGCCACAGTGACCAACTTCCCTGCGGGTGGTGACGATATTCAGGTTGCCGTGACCGAAACCCGCGCAGCCATTGCGGCAGGCGCCGATGAAGTGGATGTCGTTTTCCCCTACCGCGCCATGCTGGCAGGCAACAACGATATCGGCCGTGAGCTGGTCAGCCAATGCAAGGCGGCCTGTGGCGAGCGTGTGCTCAAGGTGATTCTGGAAACAGGTGAACTGCAAGACGCAGCCCTGATTCGTCGAGCTGCCGAACAAGCTGTCGCCGGTGGTGCCGACTTTCTCAAGACCTCGACCGGCAAGGTCGAGGTCAATGCCACTCCAGAAGCGGCACGCGTCCTGCTTGAAGTGATTCGCGATGCAGACCGTCCCGTAGCCTTCAAGGCAGCCGGCGGCGTGCGTAGTGCCGAAGACGCTGCACGCTACCTGGACATTGCCAGCGACATCATGGGGCCAGCCTGGGCCACTCCCGAAACCTTTCGATTCGGCGCTTCAGGCTTGCTGGACAACCTGCTGGCGACGCTGAACGGAAAAAGCCATCAAGAGGGCAGCGCAGGAGACTACTGATGCTGATCCAGGACATTCTCGCCGCCAAGCGCGATGGCCAGGCACTTGATGAAGCCGCCATACGCCACTTCATTCAGGCCGTTGCTGAGAACAAGGCTGGTGACGAACAGATCGGCGCCTTCACCATGGCCACGGCGATCCATGGTATGTCGCTTGCCGAGACCGTCGCACTGACTTCCGCCACGCGAGACTCTGGCCGAGTGATGGACTACTCGGCACTGAATCTCACCGGCCCAGTGCTCGACAAGCACTCCACCGGTGGTGTCGGCGACCCGGTGTCTTTGATTCTCGGCCCCTGGCTGGCAGCTTGTGGCGCCCATGTCCCCATGATCTCCGGACGCGGCCTCGGCCATACCGGTGGTACTCTGGACAAGCTCGAGTCCATCCCTGGTTATGACGTCACGCCAACACAAGACACCTTCGCCAGACTGGTGACTTCGCCTGGTGTTGCCATTGTCGGACAAAGTGCCGACCTGGCCCCTGCCGACAAGCGGCTCTATGCGGTGCGGGATGTCACCGCTACGGTTGCCTCCCTGCCGCTGATCGTGGCGTCTATCCTGGGCAAGAAACTGGCCGAAAATCTCGACGCCCTGGTCATGGACGTCAAGATCGGCAATGGTGCCTTTCTGTCCAGCGATTCAGAAACCCGCAAGCTGGCCAGCACGATCGCGCAAGTCGCGACACTCTCGGGTACCCCGACCAACGCCGTGCTCAGCGACATGAATCAGACGCTGGCCACCAGCGCCGGCAATGCCGTGGAAGTGCATGAATGCCTAGCCATTCTCAAGGGAGAGCGGCACACCGGACGGCTGCTGGAATTGACCCGCTATCTGGCGGTAGAAGCCTTGCTTTCAGGCAAACTGGCCCAGGATCGCGAGGAGGCTGAACGGCGCCTCGATGCAACCCTCGCCTCGGGCCAGGTAGCAGAACGCTTTGCACAGATGGTGGCCGGCCTTGGCGGTCCGACAGACCTGCTGGAACGCCCCTCAGCGTATTTGGCCAGTGCTCCTGTCATCCGGGATATCTATCCTGCAGATGCCGGCTTCGTCACCGCCCAGGACGTCAAGGCCCTGGGCATGCTGGTCGTGGAGCTGGGCGGCGGCCGCCGCCGCGCCGGTGACCGCATCGACCACCGTGTCGGTCTGGATCATATTGCCGCCATCGGATCCTGCGTTGATGCGCAGACACCACTGGCTCGCCTGCATGCTGCCAGTAAGGCGGATGCCGATATGCTCGCGGAGCGCTTGCGTGACGCCTTCCACATCAGTGCTGAAAAGGTCGACTCTCCCCCTTTGGTCCATGATGTACTGACCCCTTCCCAAGACTCTCTTTCAGGAGATAGCCCATGAGCCGTGCCATCGTTATCGTCATGGACTCCTTTGGTATCGGTGCCTCTCCCGACGCCGAGCGCTTCGGTGATAGCGGTTCAGATACTCTGGGGCATATCGCCCAGGCTTGTGCGCGGGGCGAAGCTGATGATCGTGGTCGCCAAGGGCCGCTTCATCTACCTAACCTGGCCCGCCTGGGGCTTTTCCATGCTCACCGCGAAGCCACGGGGCAGTTAGCTGAAGGTATCGAGCTCAGCGAAGCGGCCCATGCACTCGATGGGGCTTACGGCTACGCCCAGGAGATATCCTCCGGCAAGGACACGCCATCCGGTCATTGGGAAATTGCCGGCGTTCCGGTGCGCTTCGACTGGGGCTACTTCGAAGCCAAGAAAGAGAGCTTTCCTGCCGAACTGCTCCAGGCCTTGATACACGAAGCAGAACTGCCTGGCGTTCTGGGCAATTGCCATGCATCCGGTACAGACATCATCGCCCGCCTTGGCGAGGAACACTGCCGCAGCGGCAAGCCTATCGTCTATACCTCAGCGGACAGCGTGTTCCAGATTGCTGCCCACGAGGAGACGTTCGGTCTTGAACGACTCCTGACACTGTGTGAAATCGCCCGAGGTCTGCTTGAGCCCTACAACATTGGTCGTGTCATCGCCCGCCCCTTTGTCGGTGACGATACCGCCAGCTTCACACGCACCGCCAACCGACGTGACTACAGTGTCGAGCCCCCTTCCTCTACCGTGCTGCAAAAGCTGACCGAGGCAGGAGGAGACGTCATCGCCATTGGCAAGATTGCCGACATCTATGCCCATTGCGGTATCTCTCAGCTGATC carries:
- the cyoE gene encoding heme o synthase; translated protein: MMIRDYVTITKPGIIGGNVISVLGGYFLAAQGQFDLLVFVSALLGLALVIASGCAFNNVIDQDIDALMERTRNRPLVQGRVSAAATLVFATILGLAGFGLLALGTNALTVGLAAFGFVVYVGIYSLYMKRHSEYGTLVGSLSGAVPPVVGYCAVSGSFDAGALTLLIIFSLWQMPHSYAIAIFRMEDYRAAKIPVLPVVRGIGTAKHHIIGYILAFLGAALSLSLAGYAGPGYLIVTSVLGIYWLYIAAKGYRTEDNVRWARQVFGISILTITAMSVMMSLDATLMPGVPLWTSMY
- the cyoD gene encoding cytochrome o ubiquinol oxidase subunit IV, which produces MSGQAPSEHSHGSVKSYVIGLILSIVLTIIPFGVVMAGSFELDATLAIIVATAVAQVLVQLILFMHMSTKTDEGWNFNAFVFTVLILVLVIGGSVWIMYHLHLNMMIG
- a CDS encoding cytochrome o ubiquinol oxidase subunit III yields the protein MATDTLTNHAGHAHDGHDHDHHDAAGTKVFGFWIYLMSDLMIFGSLFATFAVLMKGTAGGPTASEIFELPFVLVETFLLLFSSFTYGMAVLSMNANKAKAVFNWLLVTFILGAGFVGMEIYEFQHLIHEGFGPDRSAFLSAFFTLVGTHGLHVTFGLIWILVMLIQVKKMGLTDMTRPRIMCLSLFWHFLDIVWICVFSFVYLMGAL
- the cyoB gene encoding cytochrome o ubiquinol oxidase subunit I, whose product is MFGKLTLDAIPFHEPIIMVTAMVIAIVGVGVVGALTYFKKWKYLWTEWLTSVDHKKLGIMYFLVSLVMLIRGFADAIMMRTQQAMAAGGAEGYLPPHHYDQIFTAHGVIMIFFVAMPMVIGLMNLVVPLQIGARDVAFPFMNNLSFWLFVAGVVLVNISLVVGEFATTGWLAYAPLSGKEFSPGVGVDYWIWALQISGIGTTLTGINFFVTIMKMRTKGMTLFRMPIFTWTSLCANVLIIASFPVLTATIALLTLDRYLGMHFFTTDFGGNIMMYVNLIWVWGHPEVYILILPAFGVFSEVIATFARKRLFGYGTMVWATVAITVLSFIVWLHHFFTMGAGANVNAFFGIMTMIIAIPTGVKVFNWLFTMYRGRIEFTSPVLWTIGFIITFTLGGMTGVMLSVPAANFVLHNTLFVIAHFHNVIIGGVVFGMLAGLTYWFPKAFGFTLDEKWGKRSFWCWLVGFYMAFMPLYVLSFFGAARRMNTYENTEWQPLMIVAWVGAVIILMGILCTVIQFAVSIRDRKKNADVTGDPWGGRTLEWSTSSPAPFYNFAHLPDVSDIDAYWDDKQKNGGKAPLSKPPYQDIHMPKDTWEGPVMGAISIVFGFALIWHIWWLAIVSALGMFAVFMARIFRTDVDYYVPAAEVERIEREHQKRVEMQA
- the cyoA gene encoding ubiquinol oxidase subunit II — protein: MRRKSYLRMLGLVLMLALPLVLAGCSSALLDPKGEIGQEQRTLILTAFGLMQIVVVPVIVLTLVFAWRYRRGNKDATYAPDWSHSTVIEAIVWFIPCVIIVFLAVLTWYTSHSLDPHKPLEAKEGQNEPMEIQAVSLDWKWLFIYPEQGIATVNELAFPEDTPVRFRVSSGSVMNSFFIPRLGSQIYAMAGMDNDVHLIANEQGVYNGRSSNYSGPGFSGMTFKAHVGSVEDFDAWVAKVKESSDTLTYPDEYYALAAPTEHNEIQYFSQVSPGLYESIVKSFLNGNEAHAAHMAEQEGNRHLFGHGGKAHDASEDDESHEAVESEDVTDSHQAPESRDEPMSAEAAE
- a CDS encoding DeoR/GlpR family DNA-binding transcription regulator, whose amino-acid sequence is MNRRGVERQERLLQALVSGGSLHLADAAKLCGVSEMTLRRDVSSRDSLLSLMGGYLVRRDDPHYMPTYDLSTQQMRGAEIKASLCRHALSCIDDGDTLFIDCGTTLLPLASELGKRQGLTVVTYALNVANAVSALDDVRLILLGGRYRRVSQSFEGDDMAAQIRALGINRAFISAAGVHPQRGLSCFHFHEVAPKQAVIETAAQRILVFDDSKWDCLRPAFFGALSDVDIIVTHDRAASALADIPDLIPRLITM
- a CDS encoding outer membrane protein OmpK, producing MSRYTSLVSTTVFSCALAALPSAANASSPQWSFGNVSVNYLDWSNGTEKRTATNAAKSDFVYLELEGGMGYSWGEFYGFFDIENPGHDQFDEGSDGKDNLRTAGKVTSHLYLGDTPFSVYLHLYDFRDYGFHSREQDQILGLGYRHTFGNGLWIKPFIGAARVQSSGYTGMNGGMLGWVAGYDFNALGQNFSLTNWHEQTFARDDDYLEQNYVGAKADEIGTNGAVALWWHPTRMLTTGLQYRYSDEKLGSPGQYQNAVIYSLKFNFL
- a CDS encoding NupC/NupG family nucleoside CNT transporter; amino-acid sequence: MTLIMSLVGMATLVIIAILFSSNRRAIRLRTVLGAFVIQAGLGAFVLYVPFGQKVLKTISDAVSQVVAYANDGIGFVFGNLANVDSTGFVFAVKVLPVIIFFSSLTAVLYYLGIMQWVVKLLGGALQKVLGTSRTESLSATANIFVGQTEAPLVVRPYIAGMTQSQLFAVMCGGLASVAGSVLAGYAALGIPMEYLVAASFMAAPGGLLFAKLLMPETDPEADQAEHRVEQIEEDDKPSNVLDAAASGASSGLMLAANVGAMLLAFIGLIALINGILGGVGGWVGIDSLSLEMILGWLFSPLAFLLGVPWNEATLAGSFIGQKLVVNEFVAFINLAPYIDGQQLVESTGQVMSQHTAAILSFALCGFANFSSIAILLGGLGSLAPSRRHEIARFGIKAVLAGTLSNLMSACIAGFFITLGA
- the deoC gene encoding deoxyribose-phosphate aldolase, with translation MNDLTQIAHQALALMDLTSLNDDDDEACIETLCHKARTAAGHPAAICIYPQFIHTAQRALEAEGLAGKVKIATVTNFPAGGDDIQVAVTETRAAIAAGADEVDVVFPYRAMLAGNNDIGRELVSQCKAACGERVLKVILETGELQDAALIRRAAEQAVAGGADFLKTSTGKVEVNATPEAARVLLEVIRDADRPVAFKAAGGVRSAEDAARYLDIASDIMGPAWATPETFRFGASGLLDNLLATLNGKSHQEGSAGDY
- the deoA gene encoding thymidine phosphorylase, giving the protein MLIQDILAAKRDGQALDEAAIRHFIQAVAENKAGDEQIGAFTMATAIHGMSLAETVALTSATRDSGRVMDYSALNLTGPVLDKHSTGGVGDPVSLILGPWLAACGAHVPMISGRGLGHTGGTLDKLESIPGYDVTPTQDTFARLVTSPGVAIVGQSADLAPADKRLYAVRDVTATVASLPLIVASILGKKLAENLDALVMDVKIGNGAFLSSDSETRKLASTIAQVATLSGTPTNAVLSDMNQTLATSAGNAVEVHECLAILKGERHTGRLLELTRYLAVEALLSGKLAQDREEAERRLDATLASGQVAERFAQMVAGLGGPTDLLERPSAYLASAPVIRDIYPADAGFVTAQDVKALGMLVVELGGGRRRAGDRIDHRVGLDHIAAIGSCVDAQTPLARLHAASKADADMLAERLRDAFHISAEKVDSPPLVHDVLTPSQDSLSGDSP
- a CDS encoding phosphopentomutase, producing MSRAIVIVMDSFGIGASPDAERFGDSGSDTLGHIAQACARGEADDRGRQGPLHLPNLARLGLFHAHREATGQLAEGIELSEAAHALDGAYGYAQEISSGKDTPSGHWEIAGVPVRFDWGYFEAKKESFPAELLQALIHEAELPGVLGNCHASGTDIIARLGEEHCRSGKPIVYTSADSVFQIAAHEETFGLERLLTLCEIARGLLEPYNIGRVIARPFVGDDTASFTRTANRRDYSVEPPSSTVLQKLTEAGGDVIAIGKIADIYAHCGISQLIKASGHDALMDATLKALEQSAGSSRNTIVMTNFVDFDMVYGHRRDVAGYAAALEHFDTRLPELLNMLQDDDMLVITADHGCDPTWHGSDHTREYIPVLVKSAGLPAGSLGKRESFADIGQSLASFLHLSPMADGESFLLHRQGSIE